From Gammaproteobacteria bacterium CG11_big_fil_rev_8_21_14_0_20_46_22:
AGGGGTAATTGGATAGTGTGGTTTCATCGATATCAAAAACAATCGCGAGCTTTTTGGGGTGTTTAAGCTGCTGATTGCTGCGAATGCGCGCCTCTAAGTACTTCATGGCTTTATTGCTGGCTTGGGTTAGTTGTTGATTGTAGCAGCCTGATGAAACGTAGTGTTCCACTTGTTTTTTTGCTGCCACTAGCGAGGTGGTGTGGCTGCGTTCGGTGATAATTGGATAAGCAAAGCTAGTGAGTGCTGCGGATAAAGTGATGAGTGAGAGTATTGCGCGCATTGTAATGCCCCTGACTTTTTATGCTGCGCATAGTCTAGGGGATCGCCTCGCACTATTCAAATCCTGGCTATCGTTTTTGGTTTTGAAGCGCGTTAGGATCGTTTTGAAAACGCGCTGTTTCTGGTGCTTGGGTGGATTGTTGCATGAGTTGAGCGATACGTTGCCAGGTTTTTTGCCCGAGGAGGTTTTCTTGGAAGAATATCATGTTGTCGATTATTTTTTTCGCAGATTGTAAGATATTTCTTACATCAAGGCAAGCATTTTAGCGGCCTGGCAATTGTGATACCATGTCGCAAAATTTAAGGCTTGCCAACCTTGTACACGATTGCCCGTTATCTCACAAAAGAAGTCACCATCACGATGCTGTCTGTGACCTTGATTCTTTTGTTTATTTTTATGTGTAACAACATCGTTCGTTATCTTGGGTTTATTGCCAACGGAAAGTACGCCGTTTGGGTGTTAATTCATTTAATCCTGCTCGAAATTCCAGTGACCCTGGGGCTTTTGCTGCCCTTGGGTTTGTATATCGGTATTTTGTTGGCGTATGGGCGTTTATTTGTCGATTCTGAAATGACCGTATTGTTTGCCTGTGGTTTTGGTCGCAAGCAGCTTTTCTGGGTCAATATGGGCTGTGCTGGCATCATCTTTTTCATTTCTTTGTTTTTTTCCTGCTGGTTGCAGCCCGCCTTGAATCTTCGTATGCACCAGGTTTTAGCAGAAGCTAAGGCTGGCAGCATCATCGATACCATCATGCCGGGTCGCTTTCGCGTGGTGAACTCAGGTGATACTCAACATGTTTATTATGTTAAGAAAGTCTCACGTGGTCATAAACACGTAGAAGCGATTTTCAGTGCGGAACGAAAATTGGATAACCCGATGGCGCCTTGGC
This genomic window contains:
- the lptF gene encoding LPS export ABC transporter permease LptF, whose translation is MYTIARYLTKEVTITMLSVTLILLFIFMCNNIVRYLGFIANGKYAVWVLIHLILLEIPVTLGLLLPLGLYIGILLAYGRLFVDSEMTVLFACGFGRKQLFWVNMGCAGIIFFISLFFSCWLQPALNLRMHQVLAEAKAGSIIDTIMPGRFRVVNSGDTQHVYYVKKVSRGHKHVEAIFSAERKLDNPMAPWQVIVAKRGKDVYFPASQSDYFQMSEGAVYKGLPGQQNFQVLRFDTYGVRVDQDPLKGFTIDPQLMPMRQLIPVAMKDHSAMSELQWRISVPIAVLLLAFVGLPLSRIRPRQGRYAKFLPAILIFIVYFNLLILARGWLSSGAVPAYLGLWWVHVAMLLFGLLLYRSDGSWRIWQRAGV